One stretch of Chryseobacterium indologenes DNA includes these proteins:
- a CDS encoding Crp/Fnr family transcriptional regulator encodes MFDVLISHIQNKVEINDEQKNLIQTFFTVKKLKKKQYLLQEGDICKCLSFVSKGLLKSYFPDEKGNEHINMFAFEGWWISDFNSFIHQEKAVLNIDAVENTEVLMITLENYERMMLEIPVMDRYFRILYQNSLVTKDYRLIVSNGYTAEEKYLQLAQKNPEMIKRIPHNLIASYLGLAPETISRIRKKNSLNTT; translated from the coding sequence ATGTTTGATGTGCTGATTTCCCATATTCAGAATAAAGTTGAGATTAATGATGAACAGAAAAATCTCATTCAAACCTTTTTTACTGTCAAAAAATTGAAGAAAAAGCAATATTTGTTACAGGAAGGAGATATCTGTAAATGCTTGTCATTCGTAAGCAAGGGATTACTAAAGTCTTATTTTCCGGATGAAAAAGGCAATGAACATATCAATATGTTCGCTTTTGAAGGCTGGTGGATCTCCGATTTTAATAGCTTTATTCATCAGGAAAAAGCTGTTTTAAATATTGATGCGGTAGAAAATACTGAAGTGTTGATGATTACTTTGGAAAACTATGAAAGAATGATGCTTGAAATACCTGTAATGGATCGCTATTTCAGGATTCTGTATCAAAATAGTCTTGTCACCAAAGATTACAGACTTATTGTTTCCAATGGATATACTGCTGAAGAAAAATATCTGCAACTGGCACAGAAAAACCCGGAAATGATTAAACGGATTCCTCACAATCTCATTGCTTCCTATCTTGGGTTAGCTCCTGAAACCATAAGCAGAATCCGTAAAAAGAATTCCCTGAATACTACTTGA
- a CDS encoding Crp/Fnr family transcriptional regulator: MIIENLLISFGAEIKNYKAGAIIFREEDLPLYYYQIENGKIKLNNYTEDGKEFIQNIFSDGHSFGESLLFVERPYPMNAVAIEDSSVFRLPKSSFLNLIQGNPEISLNIYQCLAERMYYKYIMFYNLSFQNPASKLKLLLDYLKSYHDDKTPYSFQIPLTRQQLASLIGLRVETVIRTIKQMEKDKIVKIEKRKIYY, from the coding sequence ATGATCATTGAAAATTTATTAATTTCCTTCGGAGCAGAAATAAAGAATTATAAGGCCGGAGCAATTATTTTCCGTGAAGAAGATTTACCTTTATACTATTATCAGATAGAAAATGGCAAAATAAAACTTAATAATTATACTGAGGATGGGAAAGAATTTATTCAGAATATATTTTCTGATGGGCATAGTTTTGGAGAATCTCTTTTGTTTGTAGAACGTCCATATCCCATGAATGCTGTAGCCATAGAAGATTCATCTGTTTTTAGACTCCCAAAATCCAGCTTTCTTAATCTGATACAAGGTAATCCGGAGATCTCTTTGAATATTTACCAATGTTTAGCAGAAAGAATGTACTATAAATATATTATGTTCTACAATCTTTCCTTCCAAAATCCAGCTTCCAAATTAAAACTGCTGTTAGATTATCTGAAAAGTTACCACGATGATAAAACACCCTATTCTTTCCAGATTCCGCTTACAAGGCAACAATTGGCTTCATTGATAGGGCTTCGTGTAGAAACAGTAATCCGTACCATCAAACAGATGGAAAAAGATAAGATTGTTAAGATAGAGAAGAGGAAGATTTACTACTAA
- a CDS encoding helix-turn-helix transcriptional regulator, translating to MKNKKTESNLEDLNQKILVHDEIIALAKTNSPRLLNKSRLVYPDFFEKLSAIQPGLKNSELIFCIYLKLNMTTKEIATCIFVTPKAIQNRKNRLRKKLNIPSEFDIYKWFNEI from the coding sequence ATGAAAAATAAAAAAACTGAATCCAACCTGGAGGATCTAAATCAAAAAATTCTTGTACATGATGAAATTATTGCACTAGCCAAGACAAATTCTCCCCGTCTGCTTAACAAATCCAGATTGGTCTATCCAGATTTTTTTGAAAAGTTATCTGCTATACAGCCTGGTCTTAAAAATTCTGAACTGATATTTTGTATTTATCTTAAGCTTAATATGACAACAAAGGAGATAGCAACCTGTATTTTTGTTACCCCGAAAGCAATACAAAACCGGAAAAACCGGCTCAGAAAGAAGCTTAATATTCCGTCTGAGTTTGATATCTATAAATGGTTTAATGAAATTTAA
- a CDS encoding SDR family oxidoreductase codes for MENTEKTALVVGATGITGSNLAEELIAQGWKTYGLSRNPNDNIAGILPVKADLLDEFSLTEALKGISPTHVYFTTWMRNDTEEENIRINSMLVRNLLNVLSPKKSVQHVALVTGLKHYLGPFESYVKEGILPETPVREEHPRLPLPNFYYAQEDEIYKASEKDGFTWSIHRPHTVVGYAVGNLMNIATTLAVYASICKETGRKFIWPGSEAQWNGISDITDARILAKQLVWASTTEAAKDQAFNITNGDIFRWKWLWKRLADWFGIESEGFHGTIRPLETQLENDHEIWQAIAEKYSLKKNSLARLSSAWHTDLDLGRPLEVMCDMAKSRKLGFTAYKTTEDSFTEVFERLRSENIIP; via the coding sequence ATGGAAAATACAGAAAAAACTGCATTGGTAGTTGGTGCTACCGGAATTACAGGGAGTAATTTAGCAGAAGAACTTATTGCGCAAGGCTGGAAAACCTATGGGCTCTCAAGAAATCCCAATGATAATATTGCAGGTATTCTTCCTGTGAAAGCAGATTTATTGGATGAATTTAGCCTTACTGAAGCATTGAAAGGCATCTCTCCTACTCATGTTTATTTTACCACCTGGATGCGAAATGATACGGAAGAAGAAAATATTCGGATCAACAGTATGCTTGTGCGAAATCTACTCAATGTACTATCTCCTAAAAAATCGGTTCAGCATGTAGCTTTAGTAACCGGATTAAAGCATTATCTGGGACCGTTCGAATCCTATGTTAAAGAAGGAATATTACCGGAAACGCCTGTTCGTGAAGAGCATCCAAGACTTCCGCTTCCTAATTTTTATTATGCACAGGAAGATGAAATTTACAAAGCTTCTGAAAAAGATGGCTTTACATGGAGTATTCACCGTCCTCACACTGTCGTAGGATATGCCGTTGGGAACTTAATGAATATTGCAACAACCTTGGCAGTCTATGCGAGTATCTGTAAAGAAACAGGAAGGAAATTCATCTGGCCCGGTTCTGAAGCACAATGGAATGGAATTTCAGACATTACAGATGCCAGAATTCTGGCTAAACAGTTGGTTTGGGCCTCTACCACAGAAGCTGCAAAAGATCAGGCTTTCAACATTACAAACGGTGATATCTTCCGATGGAAATGGCTTTGGAAAAGGCTGGCAGATTGGTTTGGTATAGAAAGCGAAGGTTTTCATGGTACAATAAGACCTCTTGAAACACAACTGGAAAATGATCACGAAATTTGGCAAGCTATTGCTGAAAAGTATAGTCTGAAAAAGAACAGTTTAGCCCGTTTATCTTCAGCCTGGCATACAGATTTAGACCTTGGAAGGCCTCTTGAAGTGATGTGTGACATGGCCAAAAGCAGGAAACTAGGCTTCACCGCCTATAAAACTACAGAAGATTCTTTTACAGAAGTATTTGAAAGGCTACGTTCTGAAAATATAATTCCTTAA
- a CDS encoding chloramphenicol acetyltransferase — protein sequence MKIVDLEQWNRKEHFEFFSQMASPYFGFTTEVDCTKAYEKAKENGYSFFAYYYHKSMIAVNTIDELKLRIIDGQVVQFDRVHAGSTIGRPDGTFGFSFTPFSEDFETFNAALQEEIKGVHHSTGLRLSNNRLGKDHIRHTTIPWNSFSAILHPTNFNNDESVPKISFGRFNIRDGRKYMPVSIEAHHGLADGIHIAKYLAEFQRQLDL from the coding sequence ATGAAGATTGTAGATCTGGAGCAATGGAACAGAAAGGAGCATTTTGAATTTTTCTCTCAAATGGCAAGCCCATACTTTGGCTTCACTACCGAGGTAGACTGTACAAAAGCTTATGAAAAAGCTAAAGAAAACGGATATTCTTTCTTTGCTTATTACTATCATAAATCAATGATTGCCGTTAATACTATTGATGAATTAAAGCTGAGAATTATTGATGGACAGGTTGTTCAGTTTGATAGGGTTCATGCCGGAAGTACAATTGGCAGACCGGATGGAACTTTCGGTTTTTCGTTTACACCTTTTTCAGAGGACTTTGAAACCTTCAATGCTGCATTGCAAGAAGAAATAAAAGGGGTACACCATTCTACAGGACTTCGGTTAAGTAATAATCGACTGGGAAAAGACCACATTAGGCACACTACAATTCCATGGAATTCATTCAGTGCTATTCTTCATCCAACCAATTTTAACAATGATGAATCAGTACCAAAGATTTCTTTTGGCAGATTCAATATCCGCGACGGCAGGAAATACATGCCTGTTTCTATTGAGGCCCACCACGGACTGGCCGATGGAATACACATTGCAAAATACCTTGCAGAATTTCAGCGACAGCTTGATTTATAA
- a CDS encoding PPC domain-containing DNA-binding protein: MERQNFKGNQWSAIKIDQIYIVSLKNHSKIVETLNDFVQNQHIQSGEVTGIGAVSEATLRFFNFTTKKYIDKTFNEQMEVANISGNVSVIESKPVLHLHITLGREDYTALAGHLLEAQIHGAGEFIFYPLNTKTVKIKDAETGINFYDFEK; this comes from the coding sequence ATGGAAAGACAAAACTTTAAAGGAAACCAATGGTCTGCAATAAAGATTGATCAGATTTATATAGTAAGCCTTAAGAACCACTCAAAAATTGTAGAAACGTTGAATGATTTTGTTCAGAATCAGCATATCCAGTCAGGAGAAGTTACCGGAATAGGTGCTGTAAGTGAAGCAACACTCCGATTTTTTAATTTTACAACAAAAAAATATATTGATAAAACGTTTAATGAACAGATGGAAGTTGCCAATATTTCAGGAAATGTTTCTGTAATAGAATCAAAACCTGTACTTCACCTGCATATTACTTTGGGAAGAGAAGATTATACAGCTTTAGCAGGACATCTTTTGGAAGCCCAGATCCATGGTGCCGGTGAATTTATCTTTTATCCTTTAAATACCAAGACTGTAAAAATTAAAGATGCAGAAACCGGAATTAACTTCTATGATTTTGAGAAATAA